A single genomic interval of Balaenoptera musculus isolate JJ_BM4_2016_0621 chromosome 14, mBalMus1.pri.v3, whole genome shotgun sequence harbors:
- the GAL3ST1 gene encoding galactosylceramide sulfotransferase isoform X2, which produces MPLPQKKRWESMAKGLVLGALFTSFLLLLYSYAVPPLHTGLASTTPEGAAPCSPALSEPEAPTPANGSAGGCQPRRDIVFMKTHKTASSTLLNILFRFGQKHGLKFAFPNGRNDFDYPAFFARSLVQDYRPGACFNIICNHMRFHYDEVRGLVPPNATFITVLRDPARLFESSFHYFGSVVPFTWKLSGRDKLAEFLQDPDRYYDPHGYNAHYLRNLLFFDLGYDSDLDPRSPQVQEHILEVERRFHLVLLQEYFDESLVLLKDLLCWELEDVLYFKLNARRASAVPRLSGELYRRATAWNVLDARLYRHFNASFWRKVEAFGRERMAREVAALRRANERMRRICIDGGHAVDATAIQDSAMQPWQPLGTKSILGYNLKKSIGRRHAQLCRRMLTPEIQYLMDLGVNLWVTKLWKLIRDFLQW; this is translated from the exons ATGCCGCTGCCGCAGAAGAAGCGCTGGGAGTCCATGGCCAAGGGGCTGGTGCTGGGAGCACTCTTCACCAGCTTCCTGCTACTGCTGTACTCCTACGCCGTCCCCCCGCTGCACACTGGCCTGGCCTCCAC GACCCCCGAGGGCGCAGCACCCTGCTCCCCggccctgagtgagccagaggcacCGACCCCGGCCAACGGCTCGGCAGGAGGCTGCCAGCCGAGGCGCGACATCGTGTTCATGAAGACGCACAAGACAGCCAGCAGCACGCTGCTCAACATCCTGTTCCGCTTCGGCCAGAAGCACGGGCTCAAGTTCGCCTTCCCCAACGGCCGCAACGACTTCGACTACCCGGCCTTTTTCGCACGCAGCCTGGTGCAGGACTACCGGCCCGGGGCCTGCTTCAACATCATCTGCAACCACATGCGCTTCCACTACGACGAGGTCCGGGGCCTGGTGCCGCCCAACGCCACCTTCATCACTGTGCTCCGCGACCCCGCCCGCCTCTTCGAGTCCTCCTTCCACTACTTCGGCTCCGTGGTACCCTTCACGTGGAAACTCTCGGGCCGCGACAAGCTGGCCGAGTTCCTGCAGGACCCAGACCGCTACTACGACCCCCACGGCTACAACGCCCACTACCTCCGCAACCTGCTCTTCTTCGACCTGGGCTACGACAGCGACCTGGACCCCCGCAGCCCGCAGGTGCAGGAGCACATCCTGGAGGTGGAGCGCCGCTTCCACCTCGTGCTCCTGCAGGAGTATTTCGACGAGTCGCTGGTGCTGCTCAAGGACCTGCTGTGCTGGGAGCTGGAGGACGTGCTCTACTTCAAGCTCAATGCCCGCCGCGCCTCGGCAGTGCCGCGCCTCTCCGGCGAGCTGTACCGGCGCGCCACGGCCTGGAACGTGCTGGACGCCCGCCTCTACCGCCACTTCAACGCCAGCTTCTGGCGCAAGGTGGAGGCCTTTGGGCGCGAGCGCATGGCCCGCGAGGTGGCCGCCCTGCGGCGCGCCAACGAGCGCATGCGCCGCATCTGCATTGACGGCGGCCACGCGGTGGACGCCACCGCCATCCAGGACTCGGCCATGCAGCCCTGGCAGCCGCTGGGCACCAAATCCATCCTGGGCTATAACCTCAAGAAGAGCATTGGGCGGCGGCACGCGCAGCTCTGTCGGCGCATGCTCACGCCCGAGATCCAGTACCTGATGGACCTGGGCGTCAACCTGTGGGTCACCAAGCTCTGGAAGCTCATCCGGGACTTCCTGCAGTGGTGA
- the GAL3ST1 gene encoding galactosylceramide sulfotransferase isoform X1, producing MWLSQGEERGIQTRPGVSEMPLPQKKRWESMAKGLVLGALFTSFLLLLYSYAVPPLHTGLASTTPEGAAPCSPALSEPEAPTPANGSAGGCQPRRDIVFMKTHKTASSTLLNILFRFGQKHGLKFAFPNGRNDFDYPAFFARSLVQDYRPGACFNIICNHMRFHYDEVRGLVPPNATFITVLRDPARLFESSFHYFGSVVPFTWKLSGRDKLAEFLQDPDRYYDPHGYNAHYLRNLLFFDLGYDSDLDPRSPQVQEHILEVERRFHLVLLQEYFDESLVLLKDLLCWELEDVLYFKLNARRASAVPRLSGELYRRATAWNVLDARLYRHFNASFWRKVEAFGRERMAREVAALRRANERMRRICIDGGHAVDATAIQDSAMQPWQPLGTKSILGYNLKKSIGRRHAQLCRRMLTPEIQYLMDLGVNLWVTKLWKLIRDFLQW from the exons ATGTGGCTCAgtcagggagaggaaaggggcatCCAGACACGGCCGGGG GTGTCTGAGATGCCGCTGCCGCAGAAGAAGCGCTGGGAGTCCATGGCCAAGGGGCTGGTGCTGGGAGCACTCTTCACCAGCTTCCTGCTACTGCTGTACTCCTACGCCGTCCCCCCGCTGCACACTGGCCTGGCCTCCAC GACCCCCGAGGGCGCAGCACCCTGCTCCCCggccctgagtgagccagaggcacCGACCCCGGCCAACGGCTCGGCAGGAGGCTGCCAGCCGAGGCGCGACATCGTGTTCATGAAGACGCACAAGACAGCCAGCAGCACGCTGCTCAACATCCTGTTCCGCTTCGGCCAGAAGCACGGGCTCAAGTTCGCCTTCCCCAACGGCCGCAACGACTTCGACTACCCGGCCTTTTTCGCACGCAGCCTGGTGCAGGACTACCGGCCCGGGGCCTGCTTCAACATCATCTGCAACCACATGCGCTTCCACTACGACGAGGTCCGGGGCCTGGTGCCGCCCAACGCCACCTTCATCACTGTGCTCCGCGACCCCGCCCGCCTCTTCGAGTCCTCCTTCCACTACTTCGGCTCCGTGGTACCCTTCACGTGGAAACTCTCGGGCCGCGACAAGCTGGCCGAGTTCCTGCAGGACCCAGACCGCTACTACGACCCCCACGGCTACAACGCCCACTACCTCCGCAACCTGCTCTTCTTCGACCTGGGCTACGACAGCGACCTGGACCCCCGCAGCCCGCAGGTGCAGGAGCACATCCTGGAGGTGGAGCGCCGCTTCCACCTCGTGCTCCTGCAGGAGTATTTCGACGAGTCGCTGGTGCTGCTCAAGGACCTGCTGTGCTGGGAGCTGGAGGACGTGCTCTACTTCAAGCTCAATGCCCGCCGCGCCTCGGCAGTGCCGCGCCTCTCCGGCGAGCTGTACCGGCGCGCCACGGCCTGGAACGTGCTGGACGCCCGCCTCTACCGCCACTTCAACGCCAGCTTCTGGCGCAAGGTGGAGGCCTTTGGGCGCGAGCGCATGGCCCGCGAGGTGGCCGCCCTGCGGCGCGCCAACGAGCGCATGCGCCGCATCTGCATTGACGGCGGCCACGCGGTGGACGCCACCGCCATCCAGGACTCGGCCATGCAGCCCTGGCAGCCGCTGGGCACCAAATCCATCCTGGGCTATAACCTCAAGAAGAGCATTGGGCGGCGGCACGCGCAGCTCTGTCGGCGCATGCTCACGCCCGAGATCCAGTACCTGATGGACCTGGGCGTCAACCTGTGGGTCACCAAGCTCTGGAAGCTCATCCGGGACTTCCTGCAGTGGTGA
- the LOC118880055 gene encoding LOW QUALITY PROTEIN: putative SEC14-like protein 6 (The sequence of the model RefSeq protein was modified relative to this genomic sequence to represent the inferred CDS: substituted 1 base at 1 genomic stop codon), which produces MSGQEGELSPSQERTLAQVRWGREPYTGLNFSFCPRRARSFDLEKSDDMLWKHVKFRKQQDLHNILAWQPPEVVRLYNANGICGHDSEGSPVWYHIIRGLDLRGLLLSVSRQELLRAEFQSCELLLQECEQQSQELGKKVEKIIAVFDFEGLSQRHLWKPGVEFAQEFLTALEANYPEMLKNRIVVRASKLFPVAFNLIKPYITEEMRRKVVIPGDNWKQELPKFISPDQLPVEFGGTMADPNGNPKCLTKINYGGKVPRSYYLRNQVRVQYEHQVTVGRGSSLQVENEILFPGCVLRWQFSSDEADIGFGVFLKTKTGERXRAGEMMEVLPSQRHNTHLVPEGGSLTCLQAGVYLREGVGVCASS; this is translated from the exons ATGAGCGGGCAAGAGGGTGAGCTGAGCCCATCGCAGGAGAGGACGCTAGCCCAGGTGAGGTGGGGGAGAGAGCCCTACACCGGCCTCAATTTCTCCTTCTGCCCCAGGAGAG CTCGGAGCTTTGACCTGGAGAAATCCGATGACATGCTGTGGAAG CATGTGAAGTTCAGGAAGCAACAGGATCTGCACAACATCCTTGCGTGGCAGCCCCCAGAG GTTGTCAGGCTGTACAACGCCAACGGCATCTGTGGCCACGACAGCGAGGGCAGCCCCGTGTGGTACCACATCATCAGAGGCCTGGACCTCAGGGGCCTCCTCCTCTCCGTCTCCAGACAAGAGCTGCTCAGGGCCGAGTTCCAGAGCTGTGAGCTGCTCCTGCAGGAGTgtgagcagcagagccaggag CTGGGGAAGAAAGTGGAGAAAATCATAGCTGTTTTTGATTTCGAGGGGCTGAGCCAGAGGCATCTGTGGAAGCCAGGAGTGGAGTTTGCCCAGGAG TTTCTCACAGCACTCGAGGCAAATTACCCTGAGATGTTGAAGAATAGAATTGTTGTGAGAG CTTCCAAGCTGTTCCCAGTGGCCTTCAACCTGATCAAGCCGTACATAACTGAGGAGATGCGCAGGAAGGTGGTGATTCCTGGAG ACAACTGGAAGCAAGAGCTGCCCAAGTTCATCAGCCCTGACCAGCTGCCTGTGGAGTTTGGGGGGACCATGGCTGACCCCAATGGCAACCCCAAGTGCCTGACCAAG ATCAACTACGGGGGCAAGGTGCCCAGGAGCTACTACCTGCGCAACCAGGTGAGGGTGCAGTACGAGCACCAGGTGACCGTGGGCCGAGGCTCCTCCCTGCAGGTGGAGAACGAGATCCTGTTCCCGGGCTGTGTGCTTAG GTGGCAGTTCTCATCGGACGAGGCGGACATCGGCTTCGGGGTTTTCCTGAAGACCAAGACGGGGGAGCGGTAGCGGGCCGGGGAGATGATGGAGGTTCTGCCCAGCCAGCGCCACAACACCCACCTGGTGCCCGAGGGTGGGAGCCTCACCTGCCTCCAGGCCGGCGTCT ATCTCAGGGAGGGTGTGGGAGTCTGTGCTAGCTCCTAG